The Octopus bimaculoides isolate UCB-OBI-ISO-001 chromosome 13, ASM119413v2, whole genome shotgun sequence genome includes a window with the following:
- the LOC106867211 gene encoding organic cation transporter protein: MYALGVMLLVGIAYALPSWRHLECAICVPFVVYIFTWKLLPESPRWLIGRERYAEAGILLKEIAKANGKDPDIISEQFESLIIETKEKREKKKAEKTYTCIDLIKKPYLAFISFNVWFNWFANSMLYYGVALNAVDMAGDPYINFLIMAVVEIPACLVCMWFFHCFGHRKPISFFMVFGGINCIISNFIGKGSVWIPLLFAVLGKFGATAAYGGIYLVSAEVFPTVAR; the protein is encoded by the exons ATGTATGCTTTGGGTGTAATGCTTCTAGTTGGTATTGCTTATGCTCTTCCTAGCTGGCGCCACCTGGAGTGTGCCATCTGTGTACCATTTGTGGTCTACATTTTTACCTGGAA GCTTCTACCAGAATCACCGAGATGGCTTATTGGGAGGGAAAGATATGCAGAAGCTGGAATATTGCTGAAAGAAATTGCAAAGGCAAACGGCAAAGATCCAGACATAATCAGTGAACAATTTGAAAGCCTCATTATTGAGacgaaagagaagagagaaaagaagaaagcagaAAAGACTTACACGTGTATTGATTTGATAAAAAAACCTTATCTGGCGTTTATCTCCTTTAATGTTTGGTTTAACTG GTTTGCTAACAGCATGCTGTATTATGGAGTAGCGTTAAATGCCGTTGATATGGCAGGAGATCCCTATATCAACTTTTTGATAATGGCAGTCGTGGAGATTCCAGCCTGTCTCGTCTGCATGTGGTTCTTTCATTGCTTCGGTCACCGTAAACCAATTTCATTCTTCATGGTATTTGGTGGAATTAACTGCATCATCTCCAATTTTATTGGGAAAG gATCTGTTTGGATCCCGTTACTGTTTGCCGTTCTTGGAAAATTTGGGGCTACTGCAGCATATGGAGGAATTTATTTAGTATCAGCAGAAGTATTTCCAACTGTAGCCCGGTAA
- the LOC106867216 gene encoding organic cation transporter protein, translating into MLSFNIWFCWFVNSMLYYGVTMNSVNMAGSRYLNFFLMSLIEVPACIVCSYFFHRFGHRKPICFFMIFGGINCIASNFVSKDSYWFPLILVVLGKFGATASFDGIYLLSAEIFPTIIRISCMGTASTFARFGAVSAPLILGLSSYASWIPLSVFGVLGIVSGLLTLLLPEVKDTALPQTVEDMENL; encoded by the exons ATGCTTTCCTTCAATATCTGGTTCtgctg GTTTGTCAACAGCATGCTTTATTACGGAGTGACAATGAACTCGGTTAATATGGCGGGCAGTcgatatttaaatttctttttaatgtcatTGATCGAGGTTCCAGCCTGTATTGTTTGTAGCTATTTCTTCCATCGGTTTGGTCATCGCAAACCAATTTGTTTTTTCATGATATTCGGAGGAATCAACTGCATAGCATCAAATTTTGTATCAAAAG ATTCATATTGGTTTCCTTTAATATTGGTTGTTCTCGGCAAGTTTGGTGCTACGGCTTCTTTTGAtggaatatatcttttatcagcAGAAATATTTCCAACGATTATACG GATCAGTTGTATGGGAACTGCTTCAACGTTTGCGCGTTTCGGAGCCGTTAGCGCACCTCTTATTCTTGGACTCTCTTCTTATGCATCATGGATCCCTCTCAGTGTCTTTGGAGTGTTGGGAATAGTGTCTGGTTTACTAACATTATTGCTTCCGGAAGTGAAAGATACAGCTTTACCACAGACTGTGGAAGATATGGAAAACttgtaa
- the LOC106867215 gene encoding solute carrier family 22 member 2, with protein sequence METITDFVSGEEKPKVKSEASSKNLDIEDVFEECGGYGYFQLLLSLVIIFFVICNAMLYMSMVYIGTQIPFTCFPPELNSSLIPENTTSEEFLEVLNYKIDQCSVIDLQLNDTSYDLSSINSTKPRNCERRRFDTRDMSSIVSEFDLVCERSWLKNTAFSALFIGCLVGSLGFGILADRFGRRPLFFVGLVIFLTANIIKVNSPSLLLFNIVYFFEGLGQSGSYFCTYSLMLEMLCLQHRMPLNFTLHCAFPLGSMCLAGSAYAIRNWRHLQYAICLPHFIFFFLWK encoded by the exons ATGGAAACAATAACTGACTTCGTTTCTGGCGAGGAAAAACCAAAAGTCAAATCTGAAG CTTCGTCCAAGAACTTAGATATCGAAGACGTCTTTGAGGAATGCGGTGGATATGGCTACTTCCAACTGCTCTTGTCTCTCgtgattatattttttgttatatgtaaTGCCATGTTATATATGTCCATGGTTTACATTGGAACACAAATTCCTTTCACTTGCTTTCCACCTGAACTCAATAGTTCTTTGATCCCTGAAAATACCACCTCCGAAGAATTCTTGGAGGTGTTAAATTACAAAATCGACCAATGTTCTGTTATTGATTTACAACTGAATGACACTTCCTATGATTTGTCATCGATAAATTCCACGAAGCCACGGAACTGTGAGAGACGACGTTTCGATACGAGAGACATGTCAAGCATTGTTTCAGAG TTTGATTTAGTCTGTGAAAGAAGTTGGTTGAAAAACACTGCCTTTTCTGCGCTATTTATTGGCTGTCTTGTAGGCTCACTAGGATTTGGCATTCTTGCCGACAG attcgGCCGACGTCCTTTATTTTTCGTTGGATTAGTCATATTTTTGACTGCTAATATCATCAAAGTAAACTCACCGTCTTTGCTACTGTTTAATATTGTGTACTTTTTTGAAGGATTAGGACAGTCCGGAAGTTACTTTTGCACTTATTCACTCA TGCTTGAAATGCTTTGTCTGCAACATCGAATGCCCCTCAATTTTACCCTACATTGTGCCTTTCCTCTCGGATCAATGTGTCTAGCAGGTTCTGCCTATGCAATTCGGAATTGGCGACACTTACAATATGCCATTTGTCTTccacatttcattttctttttcctatggAAGTAA